DNA from Hyalangium minutum:
TTCACCTTCGCGGTGCAGCCGGGCCTGCGCATCTTCATGAGCAAGATCGAGCCGCTGCTGCGGCTCAGGAGCATCCCCACCCGGCGGATTACAGGCATCGCCGTGCTCGGCGCGCCGCCGGGGCCAATGACGCGCTACATGATGTTGGCCGACAACATGGAGCCGGACGTGGTGCGCAAGGCGATGGCCAACGTGCCCGCCGACATCGCCGGGGGCGTAGTGCGGCAGTTCGCCCGGTGGATTACCACGCACAGCTTCACCTCGTATGACGGGAGCTTCGACTACCAGGTGCCGCTGTCCGAGGTGCGCACGCCCTTCCTGCTGCTGGCGGGGAGCCGGGACTTGCTGGCGCCGCCGCTGGCGGTGGCTCGGGCGAAGGAGCACCTCGGCGGGCCGGTGAAGCTCGTGGTCGCGGGCCGGGCGCACGGCTTCGCGGAGGACTACGGGCACGCGGACCTGGTGCTGGGCCGCCGCGCGCCGGACGAAATCTTCCCGCTGGTGGAGACGTTCCTCTCCGCGAACGCGACGCGCGCCTGACGCCTCGTGGCACCGGTTGTCCAGGCCCGCTCGCCGTGCTAGCCCGAGCGCCCGCCTCCATGCCTTCTGCCCTTCGCTCCCTGCTTCTGCTCACGCTGCCGCTGGTGGCGTGCGAGCGCGCGCCCGCCCCGGGACGCGCCGAGGTGGACGTGCGCCACACGCGCGAGGAAGCCGGCACTCCGGTGGCGCGCTGGCAGGGGGACATGCTCACCGCCGAGGCGCTGGAGCAGCGCTTCCTGGAGATGAGCCCCGCCCTGCGCGAGCGCTACCAGACGCCCGAGGCCAAGCGCGAGTACGTGGAGAGCGTGGCCCGCTTCGAGCTGCTGGCGCGCGAGGCGCTCGAGCGGGGGCTGCAGAATGACCCCGAGGTGCTGGCCAGCTTCAAGCGGGCCCTGGTGAGCCGGTTGACCCGCCAGCAGCTGGAGAAGGCCGACGTCACGGTGACCGACGCCGAGGTGGCCGAGGCCTATGCGAAGGAGCGGGACAGCTTCTCGCGGCCCGCCCAGGTGCGCCTGTCGCACGTCTTCCTGGCGGCGCCTCGCGGAGATGCGGCCCGGGTGGCCACGGTTCGTGCCCGAGCCGAGGCGCTGATGAAGCAGATCCGCGCGCTGCCTCCCGCTGACTTCAAGTCCTTCGGGCAGGTGGCCCGGGAGCAGAGCGAGGAGCCTCGCACCCAGCCGCTGGATGGGGACATGCGCTTCCTCTCCGACGAGGCGCTCGCTCGCGCGTATGGCCCCGAGGTGCTCGCGGCGGCACGTGAGCTGAAAGAGTCGGGCGATGTGGTGGGGCCGGTGCAGACAGAGCAGGGCTTCCACCTCCTCAAGCTGAACGGACGGCTGCCCGCGGTGGACCTCTCCTTGGAGGAGGTACGCGAGCAGCTCACCCAGCGGCTTCGAGGCCTGAAGCAGAACCGAGCCTGGGCGGACTTCCTGGAGGGCTTGGAGCGCCGCCAGGGGCTCTCCGTGGACGCGGCAGCGCTGGCGCGGGTGCCGGTGGACATGTCCGCGCCCATGCGTGCGCCCTTGGGGCCGCTGCCGGGGACGGTGCCCGCCCCCTATGCCTCTGAGGGGGAAATGCCATGAAGGCTACCTTGCCGGGCGCTCAGGCGTGGGCCACCGTTGCCCTTCTCTCGCGTCCCTCGTAGAGGAGAGCTTGCATGCGCCCCTTTCCTACCCGCACTTCTCCGCTCCTCCTCGTGACCCTGGCGCTCGGCACCCTGGGCGCGGTGGGCTGCAACAAGCCGCCCGAGGCGGAGCCCGATGCCAACGTGGTGGCCACGGTGAATGGCGAGGGGGTGCGCCGCGCCGACTTCGAACAGGAGCTGACGCGGGAGCTGTCCTCCTCCGAGGGCCCCGAGCTCACGCCCGAGGAGGTAGAGCCCTTCAAGCGGGCGCTGCTGGACAGCATCGTGAAGCGGCTGCTGCTGTTGCAGGAGGCGAAGCAGCACAACATCACCGTGACGCCGGAGGAGGTGGACCGGCAGATGCTGCGGCTGACGGGCGACTACCCCACGGACAGCTTCAGCGACGCGCTGGCACAGGGGCAGCTGTCGCTGGCCGAGCTGCGGGCGCGCGAGTCCCAGCGGCTCATCATCGAGAAGCTCTTCGCGAACCACGTGTACGCGCGCGTGGCGGTGACGGAGGAGGAGCTGCGCGCGTACTTCACGGCCCACGAGGCGGAGTTCCAGGAGCCGGAGGAGGTCCACGCGGCGCAGTTGGTGGTGAAGGGGCTGGACGAGGCCAAGCGGGTGCAGGCACTGCTGAAATCGGGGAAGAAGTTCGCGGATCTGGCGCGGCGCTACTCGCTGAGCGCGGACGCGAAGGTGGGCGGGGACTTGGGGTTCTTCCCGCGTGGGCAGATGCCGAAGGCGTTCGATGACGTGGTGTTCAACATGCGGCCGGGACAGGTGTCGGACGTGGTGTCCACGGAGTACGGCTTCCACCTGTTCAAGGTCATCGAGTTCAAGCCGGGCCGGAAGCGGGACCTCGCGGAGGTGCGAGGGCAGATCGAGGCGCGCATCGTGATGCTCAAGCAGTCCGAGGCGCAGGAGGCCTTCGAGAAGGAACTGCAGGAGAAGGCCAAAATCTGGGTGAACGAGGCAGCACTGCAGACCATCCGTGGCAAGCCTGTGCCGCAGGCCCCGGCGGCGGAGTAGAACAGAGTTCGAGCCCCGGCAGGGCCTGGGGCGCATCCGAGGGATTGAGATGAAGACGTGGCTGGGAGTCATCGCGGTGGCCGTGCTGGTGGTGGCGGGGGCGGCGCGCGCGGAGCTGGTGGACAAGGTGGCGGCGGTGGTGAACCGCGACATCATCGCACTGTCCGAGGTGCAGCAGCGGGCCTCGCCGGAGCTGGCGCGGCTGACGGAGCGGGATCCGCGCAAGCGCACCGAGCAGCGCAACCAGGTGATGAAGCTGGCGCTGGACCAGCTCATCGCGGAGAAGCTGGTGGAGGCGGAGGTGAAGGAGCTGGGGTTGACGTCCTCGGCCTCGGAGATCGACGAGGCGATGGCGGACGTGCAGCGGCAGAACAGCATCACGGATCCGGCGCAGTTCGAGCAGTTGCTGGCGCGCGAGGGCTACACGCTGAAGACCTACAAGGAGTTCCTCGGCAAGCAGATTGCGCGCGGCAAGCTCATGCAGCTGAAGGTGTCGTCGAAGATCAAGGTGTCCGAGGAGGACCTGAAGGCGGCCTACGCGCAGTACGCGAAGAACGAGGGCGAGGACGTGGAGGTGCACGCGCGGCACATCCTGGTGTCGGTGGATCCGAAGGCGACGCCGGAGGAGGTGGAGGCGGCGCGGAAGAAGGCGCTGACCATCATGGAGGAGGCGCGGCGGCCGGGGATGGACTTCTCGTCGCTGGCGAAGGCGCGCAGCGAGGGCCCGAGCAAGGAGGACGGTGGAGACCTGGGCTTCTTCCGGCGCGGAGTGATGGTGCCGGCGTTCGAGAAGGCGGCGTTCTCGCTGAAGGAGGGCGAGGTGAGCGAGCCAATCCGCACCAACTTTGGATGGCACGTGCTGAAGGTGGAGGAGCGGCGAGCGGTGGGGGTGGCGGACTACGAGGAGCTGCGGCCGAAGCTGGAGATGCAGCTGCGGCAACAGAAGACGGAGAAGTTCGTCGACCAGTACGTGCAGGAGCTGAAGAAGAAGGCCGTCATCGAGGTGAAGCTCTGAGCACCCAGCATGTGCCGGTGGTGGGTATCTCCCTGGGCGATGTGTCCGGCATCGGCCCAGAGGTGACGGCAGCGGCGCTGGCGCTGCCTCGGGTGCGCCGGGAGCTGGTGCCAGTGGTGTTCGGAGACGGCCCCACGCTGGCGCGCTTTCCGATCTTCAAGAAGTACGCGCGCGCCACTCCGGAGACACTGAGCCGGGCCACGGGCCCCACCGTGTGCGAGGTATCCACGCTGGCCGAGAAGGATCGCCGGCCGGGCAAGCCCTCCGCGGCAGGAGGGCGCGCCCAGTACACTTATGTGACGGCGGCCATCGAGGCCGCGCGCGCCGGGCACGTCGATGCGCTGTGCACAGCACCGGTGTCCAAGGAGCAGATTTCCCGCGCGGGGATTCCCTTCATGGGACACACCGAGGTGCTGGCAGAGGCATTCGGCGTCGAGGTGCTGATGCTGATGGATGGGCCTCGGGTGCGCATCGCACTGGCCACCAACCACGTGCCCGTGTCCGCGCTGCCCCAGCTGCTGACGGTGGAGAAGCTCACGGAGCAGCTCGTGCTGCTGTCGCGAGAGCTGAAGCCCGTGGTGGGACGCCGCCCGCGCATCGCGGTGCTGGGCCTCAATCCCCACGCGGGCGAGGGCGGGCTCTTGGGGCGCGAGGAAGTGGAGATCATCTCTCCCGCCATCCAGCAAGCCCGGAAGGCGCGGGTGGATGCGCACGGACCGATTCCCGCGGATGGCCTGTTCGCGCGGCCGGATGACATCCCCTACGACGCGGTGCTGGCCATGTACCACGACCAGGGCCTCATCCCCGCCAAGGCCCTGGACTTCGAGCGCACCGTGAACGTGACGCTGGGACTCCCGGTGCCTCGCACGTCGCCAGACCACGGCACCGCGTACTCGCTCGCGGGCACGGGCAAGGCCAGCCGCGTGCCCATGGTGGAGGCGCTGCTCAAGGCAGCGCTCCTGGCTCGGGCCAGGCTCAGAAGATGAAGGGGAAGCGGATCGCCCCCATCTGAGTCCGGTGCTTCGGGAACTTCCACCCGCGCACCACGTCTTCGACGCAGGTCGCCAGCGCGGTCCCCTTCAACGCCTTCGTCTCCATCGTGGCCTGCTGGGTGGAGCCGCTCGGCAGGATGAACCACCGCACCATGAACTTGCCCCCGCTCAGCCCGGGGATCGCCTCCTTGTGCCGCTGGATGCAAGAGGAGATGGCCGGCTGGTTCGCGATCACCACCTGCTGGATGTCATCGGGCGCGAGCGTCTCCGGGAGGTTCGCGTCCGGATCCGGAGGAACCCACACCGACTTCACACGCGTGGACTCCGGCTTCTTCTGGATCGCATCCTTCGTGAAGCCCAGCTTCCGCGCGAACTCCTCGTCGAACTCGGAGCCGTCATCGGCTTCGCTCTGTGGCGCCGGAGGAGGCTCAGCCTTCGCCACCACCGGAGCACGTGTCTCCTGCGGCGGCTGAAGCACCGGAAGCTCTTCCTCCTCGGCATCCTCTAGGGACGGGTCCTCGAGCTGGCGCCGAGCCTCCACGGCCGGAGCCCTCCGCGCTTGGACCTTCTCACGTGACGGGAGCGCCTCGGCCTTCACGGAGGTGCCCACCGGCCCCGGGCTTCGCGACACCGAGGCCCCGGCCTTGTCACCGGGAACCACCGCCCCCGGAACAGGCACCGGCACGGCGTGCGCGATCGACGCGGCCTCCAGCGAAGTCTTGGGCTCGGGGATTGACGCGGCCTGAGCCACGGCTCCAGCAGCGGGCTCCGCCTGTGGCGCGGGCACCGGCGCGGGAGGTGTCGGCTCACGCGTGGCCACCGCCCTCCCGGGAACCACCGGTCCCGGCACCGCCTCCACAGTCCCGTTCGCCACCGAGACCCAGTCCGCGACGAGCCGCCCCGGCTCGCGCGGGAGCGGCGAGTCCTTCACGACGAGCACAGGCTCCAGAACCGCCGCAGCAGCCACCGTGGCCACTGTGCCCGCGGGTGCATAGGCGGCCATCACCTGCGCCCGGTCCGGCAGGCTGTCTCGCGTCATCCAGAGCATCGCCGCGACGAATGCGCTCGCAGCGCTCACCCCCGTCAGGGCTCCCACCATCAGCCACGGCGCGCGGCTCGGCGCCGCAGGAGCGGGAGCCACAGGGAGGTTCCTCCCCTGCTGCATCAGGTGCGGCGCCATGGCCAACCCCGGCAAGGGCGCAGGCAGCGGAGCCCACGGGGCCTCCAGACGGGACGGATCCACAGGCGAAGCAGGACCCAGCTCGGGTTCCGGCTTCACCCTCAGGTGCTCTGGGACTTCACACGCCGTGCTCTCGATGTCCTGAGCGTTCTCCGCGGACGGCTCCACCGCGGGCTTCCCGCGCAGCCACTGCTCCTCTTCAGCCGCCAGCGCGAGCACGCTCTGCAGACGCTCCGCGGGCTTCTCCGTCTCAGGCGCAGGCTTCGCCTCCACCGGAAGCTGGGCGGACAGCTCCCGATCCAGATACGCATCCAGCTCCGCGTCGAGTGCCTCGTGCACATCTCCTGAGACACCGCTGCCGTGATGTTCCTTCCACGCCGCGCCTTGGACGGAGAGCGGATCCGTCCGCTCCGTTGGATTCTCGACCACGCCCCACCCCCTGGCCCAACCCGATAAAGCTGCCCAAAGCTAGGCAGTCTCACGGGCCATGCCACCCGGATGTTCACCAGCGGGCAGTGGCTCCTTCCGCTAACAGGCACTGCATCCCTAGAGCGTCGCGTGCCACGCAGCAGGACCCGCTCCCAAGGGTGTAGGCCCTTCTTCTCGCAACACGGCCGCCCATCTCGTGCCGGACTACTCCTGGGCCGCGATCCGCCGCGTGGCGAGCGGTGCCAGCCTCCGCATGGAGGCCTTGCCGACCACCACGTCCACCATCTTCCGCACCCGCGTCCAGACGCTCTCCTGCACGTAGGGCACACCATACCGCTCGCACAGGGCGCGCACCTTCGGCTGTGCCTCGCGGTACTTGAGCATCGGCAGATCCGGCCAGAGGTGATGCTCAATCTGATAGTTCAGCCACAGGTGCGCGAAGTCGTTCAGGTCCCCGCCCGTGCGGTAGTTGGCGCTCCCCACCACCTGCTGCACGAACCGGGCGCCCCGGCTCTCGGGCGGCGCGTCGAACCGGTAGAGATCTCCGCCCGTGTGGTTGGGCCCCACCACGAGGAAGGTGTGCAGGTTCGTGAGCAGATCCGCCAGCACCGAGTTGCACAGCGCGCTGAACGCCGCCCACACCCCCAGCGGCAAGAACAGCGCCGGGAGCAGCACGAAGCAGCACACCGCATAGGGCGCGTAGCACCGCGTCACCAGCTCCCACCGCTCGGCCCGGGAGAGCGAGGAGCTCTCCCGGCGGCCCTTGCGACGCCACGCACTCAGCGTCTCCGGCGCGTAATAGCTGGCCCGCCACGTCAGCGCGAGCAACCCGAGCTGCAGATAGCGAAGCACCAGCGGCCGGCGCGTGTCGCGCAGCGTGTCCTCGGCATTGCGCTCGAGCAGATCTGGATCCGCCTCCTCGCCCGTGTGTGAATGGTGGAGCACGTTGTGCTCGAAGATCCACGCGTCCGGGAGCATCCAGTCCAGCCAGTCCAGCCACCGGCGTCCTCCACGCGCAAACCCCTTGCTCGTGCGGCCTGCGGGCAGGGACGGCACCTGGTCATACCCGCGGTGTCCCACGTGGTGCATCAGCAGCCAGCGCGTGGAGCGCCCCAGGCTCAGCGCCGCCGCGCTCAGCGGGTTGGGCACCAGCCAGCACGTGGCCAGCCCCAGCAGCGTGGCCACCCGGCCCCAGCGCTCGATCTTCCGCAGGTGCTTCGCATCGGCCTCCCCCAGCGAGGCGTCCAGTTCCTCCCGCAGCGCCTTCAGCTCCCGCTGAAAGCCCTCCAGGTCCACGGTGGAGGGATCAAAGAAGCGCTCGGGCTGGGACATGCCAAGGTGTCTCGGGCAAGGGGGACAGCGCGGAGCCTACCAGCGTTTCCGCCTCGGCCCGCGCCAGAGCCTGAGTGCCGCAACCCCGCTTCGTTTGGGCCGCCCTTCTGCTATGTGCTGTTCGTGGTGAGACGCATACCCCGAGGCACACTCCCAACCGGCATCTTCCTCCTGGCCTGGGGCAGCCTGCTCGTGCAGGTGCTCCTCCACTTTGCCCCGGGGAATGCCGCCGTCACGGGCTGGAACTCCGACGCCTCCATCACGGTGCTGCAGTCGAATGATCCGGTGTTCGATGCCTTCCGGCTCTACTACTACGGGCAGGATCGCATCGGCGCGTGGCCGTGGCTGCTGGCCCAGGGCTGGCGCGCGCTGACGGGCTTCGACTGGACGCCCTGGCGCGTCTTCGCGTGGCAGGCCACCTGGGCCTGTATCGCCTGCCTCGCGCTCCGAGGGCTCCAGCAACAGGCCGGGTGGCTGCTGGCGGCCACCTTCGGCGCGCTCGCCCTGCTCTCGCCCCTCTTCCAGGTGCAGCTCTTCGCGCTCAGCCAGCCGTTTGGGTGGCAGCTCACGGCGCTCTTCCTCGCGTGGTGGGCGCTGATGCGGCTCTTGCGCCACCTGGGCGGTCCCTCCTCCGGGCCTGGGGCTGTGGCCCGCTGGGCCGCTGCCTCTGTGCTCTTCTGCACGCTGGCGTGCTGGACCTCCCCCACCTCCGGGCCGCTGCTCCTGGTAGCCATCGTGGTGGAGGGCGTTCGCGTAGGGCTTGTCAGCCCGGGGAGACGGCGCTGGGCCTTGCTGGCCGCACTCGTTCCGCTGGCGGCGGGCATCGGCTTCGAGTCCGCGACCCGCCACTTCTTCCATCGCTTCGCGAAGAAGCAGTTTGGCCATGCGTATGCCACCCAGCTGAAGGTGGACAAAGGCTTCCTCGCGGAGAACGCCCGAGCCATGTTCGGACGCCTCCTCGAGGACCCGCTGGGGGTGGTGGTACTCGTGGGGCTCGGGTTGGCGGTGGTGGCGGCGGTGTTCCTCGTGCTCCAGCTGCGCCGGCGCGCCCTGGATCCGCGCCGGCCCCAGGAGGAGCTCGCGTTCCTCACGATCGCGCTCGCGGGCGGGGCGCTCGGCAACGCCTTCATCGCCACCGTGGTGCTCCACGTGCGCATCAATGGCCATGACATCCGGTACCTGGTGCCCACGTTCGTGCTCGGCACGCTGGCCGCAGCCTCGGGGCTGAGCCTCGTCTTGCACCTCGTACCTGCACTGCGCACCCGGGCGGCGGGCCTGTCGGTGCTGGCCGCGGGAGGGCTCTTCGCCGCAAGCCACCTGCTCGTGCAGCCCCGCATTCCCGAGCCGACGCTGGAGCTGGCACAGGCCGCCGCGGACGCGGTGGTGGCCCGCGCGGGCGAGACGGTCCTGCTCGGCGGTTACTGGGACACGTACTTGCTGGGCGCGCTGGATCCCGAGCACCGCCTGCTGTCGGTCTCGGTGGACGGTGACTACCAGCGCACCCCGTTCTGGATACCCAAAGTCCGCGAGGCGCAGCACATCCTGATGGCGTTCTTCCACGGGTATCTCGGGAGCGCGGAGGCTCCCGCCCCTTGGCTGTTGCAGTACGGAGCGCCGTTCCAGCTCGAGGATCCGCGCTGGGAGGTTCACCCACCCTTCACCTTCGCCCGCTACCGGAATGCCTCCTCTCAGCAGGTCCCGATGCGCTCGGAGCCCGAGAAGACCTTCACGCCCTGCGAGCCCGGCGCCACGGTGACCTATCGCTTCGAGCAGCCCGTGGAGCGAGGCCTCCTCCTGGTGAGCACCCATGCGCCCACGAGCGGCGCCGAGGCGCGAGCCGCCGATGGAACCGAGGCCCGCGTGGAGGGAGTGCCTCACCTGTGGCTCGTGCACCTCGAGCGCGGAGCCACCCCCTGGCGTGAGGTGACGCTCCGCACCGGATCGACATCGCGCCCCGAAGACTGTTGGTACCGCAGCACCGCGCTGCTGCGCCTCGAACCCTGAGGAGCTCCCTCATCCTCGGCGGAAGAACTCCTGGTTCAACCGCTGGGCGCGCTCCTCGGCGAGTTCCACTTCCTCCGTCACGTCCCGGTAGACGGTGACCTGGCCGAACTGGCCATCCGCGAAGGCCACGGGCTTGGACATCCAGCGGACCACGCGCCGGGGAAACTGCTGGAGCTCGAAGTCCTCGCGCCCCACGTAGGGACCGTCCGCGAGGACGCGCACCCGCCGCATGAAGTCCAAGGGGTCCTGGAAGCGAGTGGCGAAGGAGCGGACGAACACATCGCGGGGCTGGCCGATCAGCTCGGCCACGGTGCGGTCCGCCAGCAGGGCCATGTACTCGTTGGCGAAGAGGATGACGCGCCGGTGATCCAGGATCATCACCGCGTCATCCAGCCCGTTGAGCGCGGCCGCCAGGACGTCCGCGCGCAGGCGCTGCATCGCATGAGCATTCCGCTCCACATGGAGCGAGTGCTGGCTCCTGCGAAGCTGGACGCGCAGTTCGAGCTCTCCGGCCACCCGGCGTGCCAGCGCCACCAGCGCATCCACCTGCTCGGCGGAGATGGACAGCGGCTGCCGGTCGAGGATGCACAGCGTCCCCAGCACTGTGCCCTCACGGGTGATGAGGGGAGCGCCCGCGTACGAGCGGAACAAGCCCTCGCGCACCAGCCGGTTGGTGCTGAAGACGGGGTGAGTGGTGGCATCGGGGACCACCAGGGGCCCGGGCTGCTCCGCCTCCACCACATGGGCGCAGAGCGCCACATCGCGCTCGGTGCCGCGGTCCTGGAGCACCTGGCCCGCGAGCCCCACGTGCGCCTTGAACCACTGCCGGTCCTCGAACACCAGGGACAGGAGCGCGATGGGCACGTTGAAGGCCTGGGCCGTCTCCTGCACGAGCCGCTGGAGCGACTCCTCGGGCGGCCCCTCATCCACGAGCTGCAGGCTGGCCAGCTTCGCCAGACGCGCCCGCTCACGAGCCAAGGCGGCGGCGGCACTCTCGGCGGGAACACCGGCCCGAAATGGCACGGGGCGGGGCGGTAGAACCGGAGCGAGAGGCCCGGGAGGCTCGCCTGGAGAAGCGGCTGTAGTAGAGGCCTCTGGCGGCGTGCGTCCGAGCACGCGATGGACGGCCCGGCGGTAGGACTCGAGGGGAATGCCCTTGGCGAGGACCTCTTGGATACCCAGCAACTCCTTCCGCTCGAGCGCCGCGTTGCGCATCTTCACGAAGGAGGAGACCACGATGATCCTGGCAAAAGGCGAGCGCTTCCGGACCTCGCGGATGAGCTCGAAGCCATCGATGCCCGCGAGCGACAGCTCGGTGATGACCACGGCGGGATCATCGCTGCGCTTGAGGAGCGTGGCCTTGGCGGCCTTGCCATCCGGAACGGAGATGGGCTCGAGGCCCAGCTCCACCAGCAAGGCATGAAACTTCGAGGAAGACGCGGTATCAGGATCGACGATCAGTCCCCAGGCCATGGGGGCCCTCCCTAATGGGCATTGTGCCGGAACTCAACCGGCTTCCTCGACAGGTGTCCCTAGCATGATTCAAGTCCCTCGACGGTGGATGTGGCTGCTGCTGGGTACAGCGCTGACAGCCTGTGCGTCCGTGCCAGTGGCCTCAAACGAGGAAGCTGAGGAGTCGGAACAAGCCGCACCCTTCGCAGAGCTTTGCGCCCAAGCGGGCAGCCTGGTGCCGATCTGCGGCGCAAGCCAGTGTGGCCTTTACCCTTGCCGGGAGGTGGTGGAGCACCTCTCCACTTCGGGTCAGGTGCTGTTGGCTCGCACCGGCGGCATGGTGCTCCCGGGCCCTGGCAGCTCAGCTCAGAGGTACTGGGGCAGCGCCGATGGCCTGCCGCTGAACTCGAATCCCGTCTTCATCATCCCTTGGGGTCCCAAGCCACCGCTCCTGCCCAGCCAGAAGAAGATGCTGGAGGAGCTGGAGGCTGAGCGGCGTAAGCCTCACGAGAAGCACCACATCTTTCCTCAGGAGCCGGATCTTAAGAGGTGGTTCACTCGGAAAGGCATCAACATTCACGAGTTCACGATGCCGTTGCTCGTGGATGTACACCGTCGCATCCACCATCCCCCACCTCCGGGTGGGGCGTGGAACGAAGCGTGGCGGCAGTACAAGGACAGCCACGACAATGCTCCCAAGGAAGAGATTTACCGGTATGCAGGGCAGCTCATCTATGAGTTCGAGTTGGTCGGCCCAATCGTCCCCTATTACCGGCAGTGGACGCAGCCACCACCGATCGGCGGGTGATGAAGTCCATGCGCTACTACTTCGTGGATTACTCCCGGGCTCCACAGTACTCGGGAACCTTTAGCGCTTCACACAAGTGGGGATTGCCGGGTATCCACTGCCCTCTGTGCGATGCGACTTGGTCCACCGGGTCGAATGCTTACCCTTCGGTGGACCTCTCTCACGTGCCGGATCAAACGAAGTACTCGGCACGGCTGGAAGAGGACTATGCCGAGTTCGAGCGGCTGCGCGAGCAGGTGCGCTCGCTGGTGCCACCTGGTGTACCGCTGTGGCCGGGAACAGAATTCGGACCTCTTGAAGGATCAGCCCGAGGTGAGTTCGGCCCTCTCTACATGTACTTCTCGTACGCCATGTTGCTGCGGGGCGAGACACTCCGACACCTGCAGGCCGAAGCTGTCCAAGGCCTCAAGGGATGCCGCACGAAGGTGGCCTTCCGCAAGAAGGACCCGCCCGAGTTGCTGGAACTTGAGCTGTTGCCTCGAGGCCATTTGCATCCGGACTGCTTGCCCGCAGATCGTGAGCCTCCGTGCCCAAAGTGTGGTCGCAGAGGGTGGAAACGCCCGGATGATCTCATCCTCAGCGCCGCGTCTCTCCCCCAGGACCTGGACGTATTCCGGCTGGAGGACTTCCTAACGACGATCATCGCCTCCGAGCGCTTCGTCGAGACCGCACGGCGCCTCGGCTACGAGCAGGACATCGTCTTCCGCGAGCTTCCCACCCGATAGAAAGGAGCACCGTGGCCACAACCCAGGCCACGGTGCTCAAAACCACCGCTACCAGCGGTCCTTGTCCGTCTTCGGCGCCAGCGGGAACGCCGGCGCGGAGATGCCGTTCACGCTCAAGCCTCCATGCATGAACGTGGGCGTGCCCTGCAGGAAGCCCGCCGGGAAGTTCAGCGCTGGCTTCGACACCTCATCCAGCGCCGCTACCTGCTGCGGCGTCAGCTTCAGCTCCAGCGCCCCCAGGTTGTTGTCCAGCTGCTCCAGCGTCCGCGCCCCGATGATCGTCGAGCTCACCCCCGGCCGGCTCTGCACCCACGCCAGCGCCACCCGCGCCACCGTGCTCTCCTGCTCCTTCGCCACCTTCTGCAGCACGTCGATGATGCTGTAGGCCTTCTCGCCCAGGTTGCCGTCCACCCACTGGCCGCGATCCGCCTTCACCTTGCCCGCGTTCTCCCGCGTGTACTTGCCGCTCAGCACCCCGCTCTTCAGCGGCGACCACGGCGTCACCCCCAGCCCCAGCTCGCGCGCCATCGGGATCAGCTCGCCCTCCACCGTGCGCTCGATCAGCGAGTACTCGATCTGCAATGCAATCAGCGGCGACCAGCCCTTGAACTGCGCCAGCAACTGCGCCTGCGCCACCTTCCACGCCGGCGTGTCCGAAAACCCGATGTACCGGACCTTCCCCGCCCGCACCAGGTCATCCAACGCCCGCATCGTCTCCTCGATGGGCGTGTGCCGATCCAGGCAGTGCATCCAGTACAGGTCGATGTAGTCCGTCTGCAG
Protein-coding regions in this window:
- a CDS encoding fatty acid desaturase family protein, with product MSQPERFFDPSTVDLEGFQRELKALREELDASLGEADAKHLRKIERWGRVATLLGLATCWLVPNPLSAAALSLGRSTRWLLMHHVGHRGYDQVPSLPAGRTSKGFARGGRRWLDWLDWMLPDAWIFEHNVLHHSHTGEEADPDLLERNAEDTLRDTRRPLVLRYLQLGLLALTWRASYYAPETLSAWRRKGRRESSSLSRAERWELVTRCYAPYAVCCFVLLPALFLPLGVWAAFSALCNSVLADLLTNLHTFLVVGPNHTGGDLYRFDAPPESRGARFVQQVVGSANYRTGGDLNDFAHLWLNYQIEHHLWPDLPMLKYREAQPKVRALCERYGVPYVQESVWTRVRKMVDVVVGKASMRRLAPLATRRIAAQE
- a CDS encoding GAF domain-containing protein; translation: MAWGLIVDPDTASSSKFHALLVELGLEPISVPDGKAAKATLLKRSDDPAVVITELSLAGIDGFELIREVRKRSPFARIIVVSSFVKMRNAALERKELLGIQEVLAKGIPLESYRRAVHRVLGRTPPEASTTAASPGEPPGPLAPVLPPRPVPFRAGVPAESAAAALARERARLAKLASLQLVDEGPPEESLQRLVQETAQAFNVPIALLSLVFEDRQWFKAHVGLAGQVLQDRGTERDVALCAHVVEAEQPGPLVVPDATTHPVFSTNRLVREGLFRSYAGAPLITREGTVLGTLCILDRQPLSISAEQVDALVALARRVAGELELRVQLRRSQHSLHVERNAHAMQRLRADVLAAALNGLDDAVMILDHRRVILFANEYMALLADRTVAELIGQPRDVFVRSFATRFQDPLDFMRRVRVLADGPYVGREDFELQQFPRRVVRWMSKPVAFADGQFGQVTVYRDVTEEVELAEERAQRLNQEFFRRG
- a CDS encoding aldo/keto reductase; this encodes MALNAYLTLGHSGLRVSPFCLGAMTFGEDLGWGSSVETSNAIMDRFIERGGNFIDTANIYTLGHSEKIIGDHLGKNPSKRHRVVIATKFFGNLFPADPNGGGAGRKSLMAACDESLRRLQTDYIDLYWMHCLDRHTPIEETMRALDDLVRAGKVRYIGFSDTPAWKVAQAQLLAQFKGWSPLIALQIEYSLIERTVEGELIPMARELGLGVTPWSPLKSGVLSGKYTRENAGKVKADRGQWVDGNLGEKAYSIIDVLQKVAKEQESTVARVALAWVQSRPGVSSTIIGARTLEQLDNNLGALELKLTPQQVAALDEVSKPALNFPAGFLQGTPTFMHGGLSVNGISAPAFPLAPKTDKDRW
- a CDS encoding double-CXXCG motif protein, encoding MRYYFVDYSRAPQYSGTFSASHKWGLPGIHCPLCDATWSTGSNAYPSVDLSHVPDQTKYSARLEEDYAEFERLREQVRSLVPPGVPLWPGTEFGPLEGSARGEFGPLYMYFSYAMLLRGETLRHLQAEAVQGLKGCRTKVAFRKKDPPELLELELLPRGHLHPDCLPADREPPCPKCGRRGWKRPDDLILSAASLPQDLDVFRLEDFLTTIIASERFVETARRLGYEQDIVFRELPTR
- a CDS encoding TIGR02269 family lipoprotein, with translation MWLLLGTALTACASVPVASNEEAEESEQAAPFAELCAQAGSLVPICGASQCGLYPCREVVEHLSTSGQVLLARTGGMVLPGPGSSAQRYWGSADGLPLNSNPVFIIPWGPKPPLLPSQKKMLEELEAERRKPHEKHHIFPQEPDLKRWFTRKGINIHEFTMPLLVDVHRRIHHPPPPGGAWNEAWRQYKDSHDNAPKEEIYRYAGQLIYEFELVGPIVPYYRQWTQPPPIGG